The following are from one region of the Tenacibaculum dicentrarchi genome:
- a CDS encoding phytoene/squalene synthase family protein, protein MKQLFDEVSYDCSKLVTQKYSTSFSLATRMLSPSIRAEIYNIYGFVRFADEIVDSFHQYNKEDLLIRFENEYYLSKKAGISLNPILNSFVQTVEKYKITDDLIQAFLKSMKADLHQTEYTTEQQYKQYIYGSADVVGLMCLRVFVNGDEQKYHQLKEPAMRLGSAFQKVNFLRDLKDDFELLNRSYFPNINLKELNQTSKEIIIKDIEADFEYAYQNGILKLPVEAKFGVYMAYRYYKKLLKKLKATPSSKIMDTRIRVSDVMKINLLARSYVKYKLNLI, encoded by the coding sequence ATGAAACAATTATTTGATGAGGTTTCTTACGATTGTAGTAAGTTAGTTACTCAAAAATACAGCACTTCTTTTTCTTTAGCCACTAGAATGTTATCACCTAGCATACGTGCCGAAATTTATAATATTTATGGTTTTGTCCGTTTTGCAGATGAAATTGTAGATTCTTTTCATCAATATAATAAAGAAGATTTATTAATCAGGTTTGAAAATGAGTATTATTTGTCAAAAAAAGCAGGTATTAGTTTAAACCCTATTTTAAATTCATTTGTACAAACTGTTGAAAAATATAAAATTACTGATGATTTAATTCAAGCTTTTTTAAAAAGCATGAAAGCCGATTTACATCAAACTGAATATACAACAGAACAGCAGTATAAACAATATATTTATGGCTCTGCCGATGTGGTAGGCTTAATGTGTTTACGAGTTTTTGTAAATGGAGATGAACAGAAATATCATCAATTAAAAGAACCCGCAATGCGTTTAGGGTCAGCTTTTCAAAAGGTTAATTTTTTAAGAGATTTAAAAGATGATTTTGAACTTTTGAATCGTTCTTATTTTCCGAATATCAATCTTAAAGAATTAAATCAAACATCTAAAGAAATTATTATTAAAGATATTGAAGCTGATTTTGAGTATGCTTATCAAAATGGAATATTAAAATTACCTGTAGAAGCTAAATTTGGCGTTTATATGGCATATCGATATTATAAAAAATTATTAAAAAAGTTAAAAGCAACGCCATCATCAAAAATTATGGATACAAGAATTCGAGTTTCTGATGTTATGAAAATTAATTTATTAGCAAGAAGTTACGTAAAATACAAACTAAATCTTATTTAA
- a CDS encoding sterol desaturase family protein: MLFILITLLTFVTMEAVTWCTHKYIMHGFGWYLHEDHHQPGYPHVFEKNDAFFVVFAIPSMLLFYFGFHPELNYLFFIGLGILCYGLAYFLIHDVLIHRRFNWFKNTNNQYLKGLRKAHKIHHKHLGKPDGECFGMLFVPFKYFKKRQ; the protein is encoded by the coding sequence ATGCTATTTATACTTATAACATTACTCACTTTTGTAACTATGGAAGCTGTTACTTGGTGTACCCATAAATATATAATGCACGGTTTTGGATGGTATTTACATGAAGACCATCATCAACCTGGTTACCCGCACGTATTTGAAAAAAATGATGCTTTTTTTGTGGTTTTTGCTATACCGAGTATGTTGCTTTTTTACTTCGGATTTCATCCAGAATTAAATTATTTATTCTTTATAGGATTAGGAATTTTATGCTACGGATTAGCCTATTTTTTAATTCACGATGTTTTAATTCACAGACGCTTCAATTGGTTTAAAAACACGAATAATCAATATTTAAAAGGATTACGAAAGGCACATAAAATACATCACAAACATTTAGGAAAACCAGATGGTGAGTGTTTCGGAATGCTGTTTGTTCCGTTTAAATATTTCAAGAAAAGACAATAA
- a CDS encoding lycopene cyclase domain-containing protein has translation MSEYLYLILNLGSLSIPLGYSIFEKKFHFIQYLKIALISILLVAFPFVIWDVFFTKMGIWGFNSDYYLGIKLLEMPIEEWLFFFCIPYACLFTHEVLKYLYPQFKLSKSITVLFSFLLILIAFILLIFNFGKWYTTVNFSAFLVLMFFGLKNNLKALQEYYPSFLVVLVPFLVVNGILTGSFIDAPVVWYNNAENLNFRIFTIPFEDVFYAFTLLFSVQLIFNYFKKIYKI, from the coding sequence ATGAGTGAGTACTTGTATCTGATATTAAATTTAGGAAGTTTAAGTATTCCTTTAGGTTATAGTATTTTTGAGAAGAAATTTCATTTTATACAGTACCTTAAAATTGCTCTAATCAGTATTTTGTTAGTAGCTTTTCCTTTTGTCATTTGGGATGTGTTTTTTACAAAAATGGGCATTTGGGGTTTTAATTCCGATTATTATTTAGGAATAAAATTACTTGAAATGCCTATTGAAGAATGGCTATTTTTCTTTTGTATTCCTTATGCTTGTTTGTTTACGCATGAGGTTTTAAAATATTTATATCCTCAATTTAAGTTATCTAAATCGATAACTGTTTTATTTAGTTTTTTATTGATTTTGATAGCATTTATACTATTGATTTTCAATTTTGGAAAATGGTACACAACTGTAAATTTCAGTGCTTTTTTAGTATTAATGTTCTTCGGATTAAAAAATAACTTAAAAGCTTTACAGGAATATTATCCGAGTTTTTTGGTTGTTTTAGTTCCTTTTTTAGTAGTAAACGGAATTTTAACAGGAAGTTTTATTGATGCTCCTGTGGTTTGGTATAACAATGCAGAAAATTTGAATTTTAGAATTTTTACAATTCCTTTTGAAGATGTTTTTTATGCTTTTACGTTATTGTTTTCAGTACAATTGATATTTAATTACTTTAAAAAAATATATAAAATTTAA
- a CDS encoding TspO/MBR family protein: MKQNKYIRFLLFLVVNFLALAIGVVLMEDGPKTDWYLSLNKAPWTPAGWVFGTAWTTIMLLFAFYMTKLSFNFPFLDKKLTILFSVQWILNVGWNYFFFNQHLTLIGLVIITLLWLLIGYFTFKNLKELKGITLFILPYLIWMTIATSLNAYIVFYN; encoded by the coding sequence ATGAAACAAAATAAATACATACGATTTTTACTGTTTTTAGTAGTTAATTTTTTAGCATTAGCAATTGGTGTTGTATTGATGGAAGATGGTCCAAAAACAGATTGGTATTTATCATTAAATAAAGCACCTTGGACACCTGCAGGATGGGTTTTTGGAACAGCTTGGACTACAATTATGTTGTTATTTGCTTTTTATATGACAAAATTGAGTTTTAATTTTCCTTTTTTAGATAAAAAACTGACAATACTTTTTAGTGTTCAGTGGATTTTAAACGTAGGTTGGAATTACTTTTTTTTCAATCAACATTTAACTCTTATCGGATTAGTAATTATTACTTTATTATGGTTGTTAATCGGTTATTTTACTTTTAAAAATTTAAAAGAATTAAAAGGGATTACATTATTTATACTTCCATATTTAATATGGATGACTATTGCAACAAGTTTAAACGCCTACATCGTATTTTATAATTAA
- a CDS encoding TetR family transcriptional regulator C-terminal domain-containing protein produces the protein MGNQEIITEDKIIELYMDTVLISGKPASIYAFAQKNEFEESEFYKYFSSFENLEKSIFGVFAKETIHLLHKTEAYKDYTSKDKLLSFYFTFFELLTANRSYVLLQFQHIKSDFSKLSVLKELRSEFLKYVSNIELEKIDFKNEKINKIQDKTITETYWVQLLMILKFWIDDESSNFEKTDVFIEKSIKAAFDIQQITPVKSVIDLAKFLWKEKGTSV, from the coding sequence ATGGGAAATCAAGAAATTATTACAGAAGATAAAATTATAGAATTGTACATGGACACGGTTTTAATTTCAGGAAAACCAGCCTCTATTTACGCTTTTGCTCAAAAAAATGAGTTTGAAGAGTCTGAATTTTACAAATATTTTTCAAGTTTTGAAAATTTAGAAAAATCAATATTTGGAGTTTTTGCAAAAGAAACAATTCATTTGTTACATAAAACAGAAGCGTATAAAGATTATACATCAAAAGATAAATTATTAAGTTTTTATTTTACTTTTTTTGAATTATTAACAGCAAACAGGTCGTATGTTTTATTACAATTTCAGCATATAAAATCAGATTTTTCAAAACTATCAGTTTTAAAAGAATTACGTTCAGAATTTCTAAAGTATGTTAGTAACATTGAATTAGAAAAAATTGATTTTAAGAATGAAAAAATCAATAAAATTCAAGATAAAACAATAACAGAAACCTATTGGGTACAGTTATTAATGATTCTGAAATTTTGGATTGATGATGAATCTTCAAACTTCGAAAAAACCGATGTTTTTATTGAGAAATCAATCAAAGCTGCTTTTGATATTCAGCAAATAACTCCCGTAAAAAGCGTTATTGATTTAGCGAAATTTTTATGGAAAGAAAAAGGAACTTCAGTATGA
- a CDS encoding ABC1 kinase family protein: protein MKRLDKIPTSKIERTTKLVTTGLKLGVNYAKYYGNKITKSEEEAREQLNEDNATDIYDGLKELKGSALKVAQMLSMEKNLLPNAYVEKFSLSQFSVPPLSGPLVVKTFKKYFNKTPEDVFDTFTAESVNAASIGQVHRATIGEKVLAVKIQYPGVANSISTDLALVKPIAMKMFNIRGEGSDEYFKEVENKLLEETNYVLELAQSNEIANACAHIPNLKFPKYYEEYSTDRILTMDWMDGIHLSQFTSKGYDEQTANKLGQALWDFYMYQMHTIKKVHADPHPGNFLVSKENDLIVIDFGCMKEVPMAFYTPYFELAKRENIENPAFFESKLYELEILRKDDSEEEKVFFKELFYEMLYLFTSPFQQESFDFSDGVFFGKIADLGQKYAKSTELKKMNGNRGSKHFIYINRTFFGLYNLMHDLKSTHIKINNYKNL, encoded by the coding sequence ATGAAAAGATTAGATAAAATACCGACATCAAAAATAGAAAGAACAACTAAATTAGTAACAACAGGACTAAAATTAGGTGTAAACTATGCAAAGTATTACGGAAATAAAATCACAAAATCGGAAGAAGAAGCAAGAGAGCAATTAAATGAAGACAATGCAACCGATATTTATGACGGTTTAAAAGAATTAAAAGGTTCGGCATTAAAAGTAGCCCAAATGCTAAGCATGGAAAAAAATTTACTGCCAAATGCTTATGTTGAAAAATTCTCGTTATCACAATTTTCTGTTCCGCCACTTTCAGGACCTTTAGTCGTTAAAACTTTTAAAAAATATTTCAACAAAACACCTGAAGATGTTTTTGATACGTTTACAGCAGAATCTGTAAATGCAGCAAGTATCGGGCAGGTTCACAGAGCTACGATAGGCGAAAAAGTATTGGCTGTTAAAATTCAATATCCAGGTGTTGCTAATAGTATTTCTACGGATTTAGCATTGGTAAAACCGATTGCGATGAAAATGTTCAACATAAGAGGCGAAGGTTCTGATGAATATTTTAAAGAAGTTGAAAATAAATTATTAGAAGAAACAAATTACGTTTTGGAATTAGCACAGAGTAACGAAATAGCGAATGCTTGTGCACATATTCCAAATTTAAAATTCCCGAAATATTATGAAGAATATTCTACGGATAGAATTTTAACAATGGACTGGATGGATGGAATTCATTTGTCGCAATTTACATCAAAAGGATATGATGAACAAACGGCAAATAAATTAGGACAAGCTTTATGGGATTTTTATATGTATCAAATGCATACTATAAAAAAAGTTCATGCCGACCCGCATCCAGGTAATTTTTTAGTATCCAAAGAAAACGATTTAATTGTTATCGATTTTGGATGTATGAAAGAAGTGCCAATGGCTTTTTATACGCCATATTTCGAGTTAGCTAAACGAGAAAATATTGAAAATCCTGCTTTTTTTGAAAGTAAATTATATGAATTAGAAATTTTAAGAAAAGATGATTCCGAAGAAGAAAAAGTCTTTTTTAAAGAATTGTTTTATGAAATGTTGTATTTATTTACATCACCTTTTCAGCAAGAATCTTTTGATTTTTCTGATGGTGTTTTCTTTGGTAAAATAGCCGATTTAGGACAAAAATATGCAAAAAGTACTGAGCTTAAAAAAATGAACGGTAACAGAGGTTCAAAACATTTTATTTATATCAATAGAACATTTTTTGGTTTGTATAATTTAATGCATGATTTAAAATCGACTCATATAAAAATTAATAATTATAAGAATTTATAA
- a CDS encoding flavin reductase family protein, whose translation MNSISGYKPANLIATKSEDGISNVAVFSSVVHYGSSPAILGFVLRPTTVARNTYDNIKKTGFYTINAINEVIIEDAHHTSAKYPSGVSEFDKTDLTEIYKDDFFAPYVAQSPIKIGMKFLEEHHIKANGTILILGEVTDLYFKESMLSEDGFLNLSEEKIASINGLDTYMVAKEYKRLSYQRPK comes from the coding sequence ATGAACAGTATTTCTGGTTATAAACCAGCAAATTTAATTGCTACAAAATCGGAAGATGGGATTAGTAATGTAGCTGTTTTTAGTTCAGTAGTTCATTATGGTTCTAGTCCTGCAATTTTAGGATTCGTTTTGCGTCCTACAACCGTAGCTAGAAATACCTATGATAACATTAAAAAAACTGGTTTTTATACTATAAATGCTATTAATGAAGTAATTATTGAAGATGCTCATCATACATCAGCAAAGTATCCGTCAGGAGTTTCGGAGTTTGATAAAACCGATTTAACTGAAATTTATAAAGATGATTTTTTTGCACCTTATGTAGCACAATCACCTATAAAAATAGGAATGAAATTTTTAGAAGAACATCATATAAAAGCAAACGGAACTATTTTAATTTTAGGTGAAGTAACCGATTTATATTTTAAAGAATCAATGCTTTCTGAGGATGGTTTTTTAAATTTATCCGAAGAAAAAATTGCATCAATTAATGGTTTAGATACGTATATGGTTGCAAAAGAATATAAAAGATTATCATATCAAAGACCAAAGTAA
- a CDS encoding SDR family oxidoreductase has translation MKILITGTTGYIAKRLVLKLLDAGHELICCVRDLKRIPDEIEYKDNISFIKVDFLQTEQIIFPSDIDVAYYLIHSMATDDNNFEDLEQTCAKNFKNIVEKTNCKQVIYLSGIVNDSSLSKHLASRFQVEQNLQSLKYNVTTFRAGIIVGSGSASFEIIRDIVEKLPVMVTPKWLNTKSQPIAIRDVLTFLERAVGNEKLYNKSFDICGTEVLTYKEMLLQFGEVRGFKRYILTLPLLTPKLSSYWLYFVTSTSFNLAQALVDSMKVEVIAKPSNINQLLNISPICYKDAVNLAFQRIEQNAVISSWKDAISSGVFQAQLSDYIQIPQYGCFVDKRTIKVSDDAFTLDKIWSIGGKNGWYSFNWLWKIRGYADKIFGGVGLRRGRTHDTSLEAGDPLDFWRVLLADKKEKRLLLFAEMKLPGEAWLEFKIVNDTLHQKAVFRPKGVLGRLYWYSVLPFHAFVFKGMINALVKNNQKL, from the coding sequence ATGAAGATTTTAATCACAGGAACAACAGGGTATATAGCAAAAAGATTGGTATTGAAATTATTAGATGCTGGTCATGAATTAATATGTTGTGTACGTGATTTAAAACGAATTCCTGATGAAATAGAATACAAAGACAATATTTCATTTATAAAAGTTGATTTTTTACAAACCGAACAAATTATTTTTCCTTCGGATATTGATGTTGCGTATTATTTAATTCATTCAATGGCTACGGATGACAATAATTTTGAAGATTTAGAGCAAACTTGTGCTAAGAATTTTAAAAATATTGTTGAAAAAACAAACTGTAAGCAAGTCATTTATTTAAGTGGTATTGTAAACGATAGTTCTTTGTCTAAACATTTAGCTTCTCGTTTTCAGGTAGAGCAAAATTTACAGTCTTTAAAATATAATGTAACAACTTTTAGAGCAGGAATTATTGTTGGTAGTGGTAGTGCATCCTTTGAAATTATTAGAGATATTGTTGAAAAGTTACCTGTAATGGTTACGCCAAAATGGTTGAATACAAAATCGCAACCAATTGCAATTAGAGATGTATTAACTTTTTTAGAACGTGCCGTTGGAAATGAAAAATTGTATAATAAATCGTTTGATATTTGTGGTACAGAAGTACTTACTTATAAAGAAATGCTTTTACAATTTGGAGAGGTAAGAGGCTTTAAGCGTTACATTTTAACATTACCACTTTTAACGCCAAAATTATCATCGTATTGGTTATACTTTGTAACTTCTACGTCTTTTAATTTAGCACAAGCTTTGGTCGATAGTATGAAAGTTGAGGTAATTGCCAAGCCAAGTAATATCAATCAACTTTTAAATATATCGCCTATTTGTTATAAAGATGCAGTAAACTTAGCTTTTCAAAGAATAGAACAAAACGCTGTAATATCAAGTTGGAAAGATGCGATTAGTAGCGGTGTTTTTCAAGCGCAATTATCGGATTATATTCAAATACCACAATACGGTTGTTTTGTAGATAAACGTACTATAAAAGTTTCTGATGATGCTTTTACACTTGATAAAATCTGGTCGATTGGAGGAAAAAATGGTTGGTATAGTTTTAATTGGTTATGGAAAATAAGAGGTTATGCTGATAAAATTTTTGGAGGAGTTGGTTTGCGTAGAGGAAGAACACACGATACATCATTAGAAGCTGGTGACCCGCTAGATTTTTGGCGTGTTTTATTAGCTGATAAAAAAGAAAAAAGACTTTTGTTATTTGCAGAAATGAAATTACCTGGCGAAGCTTGGTTAGAATTCAAAATAGTAAATGACACTTTACATCAAAAAGCAGTTTTCAGACCTAAAGGAGTTTTAGGGCGTCTGTATTGGTATTCCGTTTTACCATTTCATGCTTTTGTATTTAAAGGAATGATAAACGCTTTGGTAAAAAATAATCAAAAATTATGA
- a CDS encoding TIGR03643 family protein — MNHRDIDRIIEMAWEDRTTFDAIQFQFGLKEQQVIELMRKELKLSSFKLWRARVQGRSTKHQAKRIFEKGRFKCSRQKSISNNKVSKR, encoded by the coding sequence ATGAATCACAGAGATATAGATAGAATAATAGAAATGGCTTGGGAAGATAGAACCACATTTGATGCTATACAGTTTCAGTTTGGTTTAAAAGAACAACAAGTAATTGAATTAATGCGCAAAGAATTAAAACTGTCTAGTTTTAAATTATGGAGAGCAAGAGTTCAAGGTCGTTCAACCAAACATCAAGCAAAACGAATTTTCGAAAAAGGACGATTTAAATGTTCAAGACAAAAAAGCATTAGTAATAATAAAGTTTCTAAGAGATAA
- a CDS encoding SDR family NAD(P)-dependent oxidoreductase: protein MKTIVIVGGSSGIGKAIVNKLKDTHEIINISRTAPEEHENVTHYSCDVLNDELPVLEDINGLVYCPGSINLKSFTRLKVADFKTDFEINVVGAINTLKAYETSLAKNNGSVVLFSTVASTLGMPFHASIATSKSAVEGLTKSLAAEYATKIRFNAIAPTVTDTPLAKRLLRNEKQQESMQDRHPLKKYLTPQEVAGLASYLLSEDASSITGQIIPMDAGIVSVKL from the coding sequence ATGAAAACAATTGTAATAGTAGGAGGTAGCTCGGGTATCGGAAAAGCTATCGTAAATAAATTAAAAGATACACATGAAATTATCAATATAAGTAGAACAGCACCTGAAGAGCATGAAAATGTAACGCATTATTCATGCGATGTTTTAAATGATGAACTACCAGTTTTAGAAGATATTAATGGATTGGTTTACTGCCCAGGAAGTATCAATTTAAAATCATTTACGCGACTTAAAGTTGCCGATTTTAAAACTGATTTTGAAATTAATGTTGTAGGCGCAATCAATACTTTAAAAGCATACGAAACTAGTTTGGCAAAAAACAACGGAAGTGTTGTATTATTTAGTACAGTTGCTTCTACTTTAGGAATGCCATTTCATGCAAGTATTGCAACAAGTAAATCGGCAGTTGAAGGTTTAACAAAATCGTTAGCGGCAGAGTATGCAACTAAAATTCGTTTTAATGCCATTGCTCCAACTGTAACAGATACGCCACTTGCAAAACGTTTGTTAAGAAATGAAAAACAGCAAGAGAGTATGCAAGACAGGCATCCGCTAAAAAAATATTTAACGCCACAAGAAGTAGCAGGTTTGGCTAGTTATTTATTATCAGAGGATGCAAGTTCAATAACAGGACAAATTATTCCTATGGATGCAGGAATTGTAAGTGTAAAATTATAA
- a CDS encoding CIA30 family protein, with protein sequence MKWLILFTIFLCMNDEVIIFDKNTTPQNWIITNDDVMGGVSTSSMKLNTDKQLVFSGQVSLDNNGGFAMARLPIAINFDDKKTNLVIKLKGDDKKYQFRIKAKENQRFWYVQPFKTTNKSEEIILPLHKFYASSRGNLVDVPNYSATTISEIAILIGNKKNENFNISIEKITLQ encoded by the coding sequence ATGAAATGGCTAATTTTATTCACTATTTTTTTATGTATGAATGATGAGGTAATAATTTTTGATAAAAATACAACACCCCAAAATTGGATTATCACAAATGATGATGTTATGGGAGGTGTATCAACATCTTCTATGAAATTGAATACAGATAAACAACTTGTTTTTTCGGGACAAGTTTCTTTAGATAATAATGGCGGTTTTGCAATGGCTCGTTTACCTATCGCTATTAATTTTGATGATAAAAAAACAAATCTAGTTATAAAGTTAAAAGGCGATGATAAAAAGTATCAGTTTAGAATAAAAGCAAAAGAAAATCAGCGTTTTTGGTACGTTCAACCGTTTAAAACGACCAATAAATCAGAAGAAATTATTTTGCCTTTACATAAATTTTATGCTTCGTCTAGAGGTAATTTAGTTGATGTGCCAAATTATTCAGCAACTACCATTTCAGAAATTGCAATTCTGATAGGTAACAAAAAGAACGAAAATTTTAATATATCCATAGAAAAAATAACACTTCAATAA